In Jaculus jaculus isolate mJacJac1 chromosome 11, mJacJac1.mat.Y.cur, whole genome shotgun sequence, the following proteins share a genomic window:
- the Pgap6 gene encoding post-GPI attachment to proteins factor 6 isoform X1, translated as MGRVGGAAQRAAGTQLLLLLLLLLAGPPPAAAGDSRKSEAGLVSEHFSQAPQKLSSYIWFGSVRLFHFRVPPDTVLVRWLLHMSQGGPLCTDIEISVHFRYGAPPVINPLATNFPENTLGQGSFHIRALLSTMLLGNTSVNVSHPAAGDWFVAAHLPPSSQKIEVKGFVPTCAYIFQPDMLATRAMAISILEPDVPLRQTLLSHPSYLKIFIPEYTQELRLELQGCLSSVSPGCPVRLTVGAATLPRNFQKVLTCSSPTKSCYLLLPSPPWGRWLQVTVESLIGPHMSVAFTAEAALTACRPWSVIFQSLMQNNPNQSNDTSAGQLSQAPALRNLSRSDGEGNNLFCLLNYPVMREDMDVVSVRFQPPDGVLVLVYSYKPSVMRLRLDTGMDNGGTLTIVLRTNQTGVTNNTLVAACLNAASPFLGFNTSLNCTTAFFQGYPLSLNISSRMANLIIPYPETDNWYLSLQLVCPESPEDCEQAMVHVETTLYLVPCLNDCGPYGQCLLLRRYGYLYAGCSCKAGWRGWSCTDNSTAQTVAQQRAAALLLTLSNLMFLAPIAVSVHRALLVEASVYFYTMFFSTFYHACDQPGEAVLCILSYDTLQYCDFLGSGASTWVTILCMARLKTVLKQVLFVVGTLVIAMALQLDRRGIWNMMGPCLFAFIIMVSMWAYRCGHRRQCYPTSWQRWVFYLLPGISMASVGIAIYTSMMTSDNYYYTHSIWHILLAGSAAFLLPPREQQAEPWACSQQFPCQYQICKNDRDELYAVT; from the exons ATGGGCCGGGTCGGGGGCGCGGCGCAGCGGGCGGCGGGAacgcagctgctgctgctgctgctgctgctgctggccggGCCCCCGCCTGCTGCCGCGGGCGACAGCAGGAAAAGCG AGGCTGGACTGGTGTCCGAGCACTTTTCTCAGGCCCCGCAGAagctatcctcctacatctggTTCGGCAGCGTCCGACTCTTCCACTTCCGCGTGCCCCCCGACACCGTGCTGGTGCGCTGGCTGCTTCACATGTCACAGGGTGGCCCCCTGTGCACCGACATAGAGATCAGTGT GCACTTCCGCTATGGTGCCCCTCCTGTCATCAACCCTCTGGCCACCAACTTCCCTGAGAACACCTTGGGACAGGGTTCCTTTCACATCAGGGCTCTGCTGAGCACTATGCTGCTGGGTAACACCTCTGTCAATGTCTCCCACCCAGCCGCTGGGGACTGGTTTGTGGCTGCCCATCTGCCTCCCTCATCGCAGAAGATTGAAGTGAAG GGCTTTGTTCCTACCTGTGCCTACATCTTCCAGCCTGACATGCTGGCCACGCGAGCAATGGCAATTTCCATCCTAGAGCCTGATGTACCCCTTCGGCAGACCCTGCTATCTCATCCCAGCTACCTCAA GATATTTATCCCCGAGTACACCCAGGAACTTCGGCTGGAGCTGCAGGGTTGTTTATCCAGTgtgagcccaggctgccctgtgcGTCTCACTGTGGGAGCGGCCACTCTGCCTAGAAACTTTCAGAAGGTACTGACTTGCTCCAGTCCTACCAAATCCTGCTATCTGCTGCTGCCCTCACCACCCTGGGGCCGGTGGCTGCAGGTGACAGTTGAGAGCCTGATAGGACCTCATATGTCAGTGGCCTTCACAGCTGAAGCTGCCCTCACAG CATGTAGACCATGGAGTGTGATCTTCCAAAGTCTTATGCAAAACAACCCAAACCAGAGTAATGACACTTCTGCAGGTCAACTGTCCCAGGCCCCTGCCCTGCGAAACCTGAGTAGGAGCGATGGTGAAGGCAACAATCTTTTCTGTCTTCTGAACTATCCAGTCATGAGGGAGGACATGGACGTAGTGTCCGTACGCTTTCAGCCCCCGGATGGGGTCTTAGTATTGGTATATTCGTACAAACCTTCTGTAATGCGACTCCGCCTTGACACTGGCATGGACAATGGGGGCACCCTCACCATCGTCCTGAGGACCAACCAG ACAGGAGTCACAAATAACACCTTGGTAGCTGCCTGTTTGAATGCTGCCTCACCCTTCCTTGGCTTCAACACATCACTCAACTGCACCACAG CCTTCTTCCAGGGTTATCCCCTGTCTCTAAACATCTCATCTCGCATGGCCAACCTCATTATCCCCTACCCGGAGACAGACAACTGGTACCTTTCCCTGCAGCTTGTGTGCCCTGAGAGTCCTGA GGACTGTGAGCAGGCCATGGTCCATGTGGAGACTACCTTGTACCTGGTGCCCTGTTTGAATGACTGTGGACCCTATGGCCAGTGTCTTCTGCTCCGCAGATATGGCTACCTCTATGCAGGTTGCAGCTGCAAGGCAG GCTGGCGAGGATGGAGCTGCACCGACAACAGCACAGCCCAGACCGTGGCCCAGCAGCGGGCAGCAGCACTCCTGCTCACGCTGAGCAATCTCATGTTCCTGGCCCCCATTGCTGTGTCTGTGCACCGGGCCTTGCTGGTAGAAGCCTCTGTCTACTTCTACACCATGTTCTTCTCCACG TTCTACCATGCCTGTGACCAGCCGGGGGAGGCAGTGCTGTGCATCCTCAGCTATGACACACTGCAGTACTGTGACTTCCTGGGATCCGGGGCGTCCACCTGGGTGACCATACTCTGCATGGCCCGGCTGAAGACAGTTCTGAAACAG gTCTTGTTTGTTGTGGGTACACTGGTCATCGCCATGGCCTTGCAGCTAGACCGCAGGGGCATCTGGAATATGATGGGGCCCTGTCTCTTTGCCTTCATAATTATGGTCTCTATGTGG GCATACCGTTGTGGGCACCGGCGCCAGTGCTACCCTACCTCGTGGCAGCGCTGGGTCTTCTACCTCCTACCTGGCATCTCCATGGCCTCTGTGGGCATCGCCATCTACACCtccatgatgactagtgacaACTATTACTACACCCATAGCATCTGGCATATCCTACTGGCTGGGAGTGCAGCTTTCCTGCTGCCACCACGGGAGCAGCAGGCTGAGCCCTGGGCCTGCTCACAGCAATTTCCTTGTCAGTACCAGATCTGCAAGAATGATCGGGATGAGTTGTATGCGGTAACGTGA
- the Pgap6 gene encoding post-GPI attachment to proteins factor 6 isoform X3, whose amino-acid sequence MSQGGPLCTDIEISVHFRYGAPPVINPLATNFPENTLGQGSFHIRALLSTMLLGNTSVNVSHPAAGDWFVAAHLPPSSQKIEVKGFVPTCAYIFQPDMLATRAMAISILEPDVPLRQTLLSHPSYLKIFIPEYTQELRLELQGCLSSVSPGCPVRLTVGAATLPRNFQKVLTCSSPTKSCYLLLPSPPWGRWLQVTVESLIGPHMSVAFTAEAALTACRPWSVIFQSLMQNNPNQSNDTSAGQLSQAPALRNLSRSDGEGNNLFCLLNYPVMREDMDVVSVRFQPPDGVLVLVYSYKPSVMRLRLDTGMDNGGTLTIVLRTNQTGVTNNTLVAACLNAASPFLGFNTSLNCTTAFFQGYPLSLNISSRMANLIIPYPETDNWYLSLQLVCPESPEDCEQAMVHVETTLYLVPCLNDCGPYGQCLLLRRYGYLYAGCSCKAGWRGWSCTDNSTAQTVAQQRAAALLLTLSNLMFLAPIAVSVHRALLVEASVYFYTMFFSTFYHACDQPGEAVLCILSYDTLQYCDFLGSGASTWVTILCMARLKTVLKQAYRCGHRRQCYPTSWQRWVFYLLPGISMASVGIAIYTSMMTSDNYYYTHSIWHILLAGSAAFLLPPREQQAEPWACSQQFPCQYQICKNDRDELYAVT is encoded by the exons ATGTCACAGGGTGGCCCCCTGTGCACCGACATAGAGATCAGTGT GCACTTCCGCTATGGTGCCCCTCCTGTCATCAACCCTCTGGCCACCAACTTCCCTGAGAACACCTTGGGACAGGGTTCCTTTCACATCAGGGCTCTGCTGAGCACTATGCTGCTGGGTAACACCTCTGTCAATGTCTCCCACCCAGCCGCTGGGGACTGGTTTGTGGCTGCCCATCTGCCTCCCTCATCGCAGAAGATTGAAGTGAAG GGCTTTGTTCCTACCTGTGCCTACATCTTCCAGCCTGACATGCTGGCCACGCGAGCAATGGCAATTTCCATCCTAGAGCCTGATGTACCCCTTCGGCAGACCCTGCTATCTCATCCCAGCTACCTCAA GATATTTATCCCCGAGTACACCCAGGAACTTCGGCTGGAGCTGCAGGGTTGTTTATCCAGTgtgagcccaggctgccctgtgcGTCTCACTGTGGGAGCGGCCACTCTGCCTAGAAACTTTCAGAAGGTACTGACTTGCTCCAGTCCTACCAAATCCTGCTATCTGCTGCTGCCCTCACCACCCTGGGGCCGGTGGCTGCAGGTGACAGTTGAGAGCCTGATAGGACCTCATATGTCAGTGGCCTTCACAGCTGAAGCTGCCCTCACAG CATGTAGACCATGGAGTGTGATCTTCCAAAGTCTTATGCAAAACAACCCAAACCAGAGTAATGACACTTCTGCAGGTCAACTGTCCCAGGCCCCTGCCCTGCGAAACCTGAGTAGGAGCGATGGTGAAGGCAACAATCTTTTCTGTCTTCTGAACTATCCAGTCATGAGGGAGGACATGGACGTAGTGTCCGTACGCTTTCAGCCCCCGGATGGGGTCTTAGTATTGGTATATTCGTACAAACCTTCTGTAATGCGACTCCGCCTTGACACTGGCATGGACAATGGGGGCACCCTCACCATCGTCCTGAGGACCAACCAG ACAGGAGTCACAAATAACACCTTGGTAGCTGCCTGTTTGAATGCTGCCTCACCCTTCCTTGGCTTCAACACATCACTCAACTGCACCACAG CCTTCTTCCAGGGTTATCCCCTGTCTCTAAACATCTCATCTCGCATGGCCAACCTCATTATCCCCTACCCGGAGACAGACAACTGGTACCTTTCCCTGCAGCTTGTGTGCCCTGAGAGTCCTGA GGACTGTGAGCAGGCCATGGTCCATGTGGAGACTACCTTGTACCTGGTGCCCTGTTTGAATGACTGTGGACCCTATGGCCAGTGTCTTCTGCTCCGCAGATATGGCTACCTCTATGCAGGTTGCAGCTGCAAGGCAG GCTGGCGAGGATGGAGCTGCACCGACAACAGCACAGCCCAGACCGTGGCCCAGCAGCGGGCAGCAGCACTCCTGCTCACGCTGAGCAATCTCATGTTCCTGGCCCCCATTGCTGTGTCTGTGCACCGGGCCTTGCTGGTAGAAGCCTCTGTCTACTTCTACACCATGTTCTTCTCCACG TTCTACCATGCCTGTGACCAGCCGGGGGAGGCAGTGCTGTGCATCCTCAGCTATGACACACTGCAGTACTGTGACTTCCTGGGATCCGGGGCGTCCACCTGGGTGACCATACTCTGCATGGCCCGGCTGAAGACAGTTCTGAAACAG GCATACCGTTGTGGGCACCGGCGCCAGTGCTACCCTACCTCGTGGCAGCGCTGGGTCTTCTACCTCCTACCTGGCATCTCCATGGCCTCTGTGGGCATCGCCATCTACACCtccatgatgactagtgacaACTATTACTACACCCATAGCATCTGGCATATCCTACTGGCTGGGAGTGCAGCTTTCCTGCTGCCACCACGGGAGCAGCAGGCTGAGCCCTGGGCCTGCTCACAGCAATTTCCTTGTCAGTACCAGATCTGCAAGAATGATCGGGATGAGTTGTATGCGGTAACGTGA
- the Pgap6 gene encoding post-GPI attachment to proteins factor 6 isoform X2, which translates to MSQGGPLCTDIEISVHFRYGAPPVINPLATNFPENTLGQGSFHIRALLSTMLLGNTSVNVSHPAAGDWFVAAHLPPSSQKIEVKGFVPTCAYIFQPDMLATRAMAISILEPDVPLRQTLLSHPSYLKIFIPEYTQELRLELQGCLSSVSPGCPVRLTVGAATLPRNFQKVLTCSSPTKSCYLLLPSPPWGRWLQVTVESLIGPHMSVAFTAEAALTACRPWSVIFQSLMQNNPNQSNDTSAGQLSQAPALRNLSRSDGEGNNLFCLLNYPVMREDMDVVSVRFQPPDGVLVLVYSYKPSVMRLRLDTGMDNGGTLTIVLRTNQTGVTNNTLVAACLNAASPFLGFNTSLNCTTAFFQGYPLSLNISSRMANLIIPYPETDNWYLSLQLVCPESPEDCEQAMVHVETTLYLVPCLNDCGPYGQCLLLRRYGYLYAGCSCKAGWRGWSCTDNSTAQTVAQQRAAALLLTLSNLMFLAPIAVSVHRALLVEASVYFYTMFFSTFYHACDQPGEAVLCILSYDTLQYCDFLGSGASTWVTILCMARLKTVLKQVLFVVGTLVIAMALQLDRRGIWNMMGPCLFAFIIMVSMWAYRCGHRRQCYPTSWQRWVFYLLPGISMASVGIAIYTSMMTSDNYYYTHSIWHILLAGSAAFLLPPREQQAEPWACSQQFPCQYQICKNDRDELYAVT; encoded by the exons ATGTCACAGGGTGGCCCCCTGTGCACCGACATAGAGATCAGTGT GCACTTCCGCTATGGTGCCCCTCCTGTCATCAACCCTCTGGCCACCAACTTCCCTGAGAACACCTTGGGACAGGGTTCCTTTCACATCAGGGCTCTGCTGAGCACTATGCTGCTGGGTAACACCTCTGTCAATGTCTCCCACCCAGCCGCTGGGGACTGGTTTGTGGCTGCCCATCTGCCTCCCTCATCGCAGAAGATTGAAGTGAAG GGCTTTGTTCCTACCTGTGCCTACATCTTCCAGCCTGACATGCTGGCCACGCGAGCAATGGCAATTTCCATCCTAGAGCCTGATGTACCCCTTCGGCAGACCCTGCTATCTCATCCCAGCTACCTCAA GATATTTATCCCCGAGTACACCCAGGAACTTCGGCTGGAGCTGCAGGGTTGTTTATCCAGTgtgagcccaggctgccctgtgcGTCTCACTGTGGGAGCGGCCACTCTGCCTAGAAACTTTCAGAAGGTACTGACTTGCTCCAGTCCTACCAAATCCTGCTATCTGCTGCTGCCCTCACCACCCTGGGGCCGGTGGCTGCAGGTGACAGTTGAGAGCCTGATAGGACCTCATATGTCAGTGGCCTTCACAGCTGAAGCTGCCCTCACAG CATGTAGACCATGGAGTGTGATCTTCCAAAGTCTTATGCAAAACAACCCAAACCAGAGTAATGACACTTCTGCAGGTCAACTGTCCCAGGCCCCTGCCCTGCGAAACCTGAGTAGGAGCGATGGTGAAGGCAACAATCTTTTCTGTCTTCTGAACTATCCAGTCATGAGGGAGGACATGGACGTAGTGTCCGTACGCTTTCAGCCCCCGGATGGGGTCTTAGTATTGGTATATTCGTACAAACCTTCTGTAATGCGACTCCGCCTTGACACTGGCATGGACAATGGGGGCACCCTCACCATCGTCCTGAGGACCAACCAG ACAGGAGTCACAAATAACACCTTGGTAGCTGCCTGTTTGAATGCTGCCTCACCCTTCCTTGGCTTCAACACATCACTCAACTGCACCACAG CCTTCTTCCAGGGTTATCCCCTGTCTCTAAACATCTCATCTCGCATGGCCAACCTCATTATCCCCTACCCGGAGACAGACAACTGGTACCTTTCCCTGCAGCTTGTGTGCCCTGAGAGTCCTGA GGACTGTGAGCAGGCCATGGTCCATGTGGAGACTACCTTGTACCTGGTGCCCTGTTTGAATGACTGTGGACCCTATGGCCAGTGTCTTCTGCTCCGCAGATATGGCTACCTCTATGCAGGTTGCAGCTGCAAGGCAG GCTGGCGAGGATGGAGCTGCACCGACAACAGCACAGCCCAGACCGTGGCCCAGCAGCGGGCAGCAGCACTCCTGCTCACGCTGAGCAATCTCATGTTCCTGGCCCCCATTGCTGTGTCTGTGCACCGGGCCTTGCTGGTAGAAGCCTCTGTCTACTTCTACACCATGTTCTTCTCCACG TTCTACCATGCCTGTGACCAGCCGGGGGAGGCAGTGCTGTGCATCCTCAGCTATGACACACTGCAGTACTGTGACTTCCTGGGATCCGGGGCGTCCACCTGGGTGACCATACTCTGCATGGCCCGGCTGAAGACAGTTCTGAAACAG gTCTTGTTTGTTGTGGGTACACTGGTCATCGCCATGGCCTTGCAGCTAGACCGCAGGGGCATCTGGAATATGATGGGGCCCTGTCTCTTTGCCTTCATAATTATGGTCTCTATGTGG GCATACCGTTGTGGGCACCGGCGCCAGTGCTACCCTACCTCGTGGCAGCGCTGGGTCTTCTACCTCCTACCTGGCATCTCCATGGCCTCTGTGGGCATCGCCATCTACACCtccatgatgactagtgacaACTATTACTACACCCATAGCATCTGGCATATCCTACTGGCTGGGAGTGCAGCTTTCCTGCTGCCACCACGGGAGCAGCAGGCTGAGCCCTGGGCCTGCTCACAGCAATTTCCTTGTCAGTACCAGATCTGCAAGAATGATCGGGATGAGTTGTATGCGGTAACGTGA
- the Mrpl28 gene encoding 39S ribosomal protein L28, mitochondrial, translated as MPLHKYPVYLWRRLRLRQGICARLPAHFLRSLEDERTPAPVHYRPHGAGFKINPKNGQRERVEDVPIPLYYPPESQQGLWGGEGWILGYRYANNDKLSSRVKKVWKPQLFQRELYSEILDKKFTVMVTMRTLDLIDEAYGFDFYILKTPKEDLCSKFGMDLKRGMLLRLACQDPQLHPDDPERRAAIYDKYKSFVIPEEEAEWVGLTLEEAVEKQRLLEERDPTPLFRVYVEELVERLQQQALSEPAVVQKRASDHI; from the exons ATGCCCCTACACAAGTACCCGGTGTACTTGTGGCGGCGGCTGCGCCTGCGGCAGGGCATCTGTGCACGTCTGCCCGCGCACTTTCTGCGCTCGCTGGAGGACGAGCGGACGCCTGCCCCTGTGCACTACCGGCCTCACGGGGCTGGGTTCAAGATCAACCCCAAGAATGGGCAGCGGGAGCGCGTGGAGGACGTACCCATCCCACTTTACTACCCCCCGGAGTCCCAGCAGGGGCTGTGGGGCGGCGAAGGCTGGATCTTGGGCTACAGATATGCCAACAACGACAAG CTCTCCAGCAGGGTGAAGAAGGTATGGAAGCCCCAGCTGTTCCAGCGTGAGCTCTATAGTGAGATACTAGACAAGAAGTTCACTGTCATGGTGACAATGCGGACTCTGGATCTCATTGACGAGGCCTATGGGTTTGACTTCTATATCCTCAAG ACTCCAAAGGAGGACCTGTGCTCTAAGTTTGGCATGGACCTGAAGCGCGGAATGCTGCTGAGACTTGCCTGTCAGGACCCCCAGCTGCACCCTGATGACCCTGAGCGAAGGGCAGCCATCTATGACAAGTACAAG aGCTTTGTCATCCCAGAGGAAGAGGCTGAATGGGTCGGCCTGACTCTAGAGGAGGCTGTGGAGAAGCAGAGGCTCTTGGAGGAGAGG GACCCTACCCCCCTGTTCAGAGTCTACGTAGAGGAGCTGGTCGAGCGGCTTCAGCAGCAGGCACTGTCGGAGCCTGCAGTGGTGCAGAAGAGAGCCAGCGACCACATCTGA